The following coding sequences are from one Archocentrus centrarchus isolate MPI-CPG fArcCen1 chromosome 4, fArcCen1, whole genome shotgun sequence window:
- the magoh gene encoding protein mago nashi homolog — protein sequence MSTSDFYLRYYVGHKGKFGHEFLEFEFRPDGKLRYANNSNYKNDVMIRKEAYVHKSVMEELKRIIDDSEITKEDDALWPPPDRVGRQELEIVIGDEHISFTTSKIGSLIDVNQSKDPEGLRVFYYLVQDLKCLVFSLIGLHFKIKPI from the exons ATGTCAACGAGCGACTTCTATTTGAGATATTATGTCGGGCACAAGGGAAAGTTTGGACACGAGTTTCTAGAATTTGAGTTCAGGCCTGACG GTAAACTGAGGTACGCCAACAACAGCAACTACAAGAATGACGTGATGATCAGGAAAG AGGCGTACGTACACAAAAGCgtgatggaggagctgaagagGATCATTGACGACAGTGAAATCACCAAAGAAGATGATGCTCTGTGGCCGCCTCCTGACAGAGTTGGCAGACAG GAGCTGGAGATCGTCATCGGGGACGAGCACATTTCATTCACAACTTCCAAAATCGGCTCCTTGATCGACGTCAACCAGTCAAA GGACCCCGAAGGCCTTCGTGTTTTCTACTACTTGGTGCAAGATCTGAAATGTCTCGTCTTCAGTCTGATCGGCCTACACTTCAAGATCAAGCCCATCTAA
- the cpt2 gene encoding LOW QUALITY PROTEIN: carnitine O-palmitoyltransferase 2, mitochondrial (The sequence of the model RefSeq protein was modified relative to this genomic sequence to represent the inferred CDS: inserted 2 bases in 1 codon; substituted 1 base at 1 genomic stop codon): MAGLLSARCAASLRKSGGLIYLRSAALGVHTKQYNSRKASSSSSSSASEYLHRSVVPSMHYQKSLPRLPIPKLEDTIRRYLAAQRPLLDDDQFRTTEKLAQDFQDGAGKQLHEELVIQDKNNKHTSYISAPWFDMYLSARDSVVLNFNPFMSFNPDPKTAYNEQLVRATNMVCSAVRFMKTLRAGLLEPEVFHLNPAKSDTDGFKNFIRWVPSSLSWYGAYMVNAYPLDMSQYFRLFNSARIPKRGRDELFTDETGRHLLVMRKGNMYVFDIVDRDGNLVKPAEIQAHLQYILSDSTPTPAFPLGVLTSENRDVWAGLRDKLIAAGNAEDLRVVDSALFCLCLDDESMRDHIHISHNMLHGDGCNRWYDKSFSLVLTKDGQTAIHFEHSWGDGVAVLRFQNEVFKDTTEKPLVHPGSAAAAVDSASAVRRLHFKLDRELEHGIKKAKENFDSAVSKLTIDAMEFKRGGKEQLKKSKLSPDAVAQLAFQMGFLRQYGXTVATYESCSTAAFKHGRTETIRSATVHTRKCSHAFVNQRGKHSVEELRAMLHECSKYHGQLTKEAAMGQGFDRHLFALRYLATSKGQALPSLXTDPAQTAINHNILSTSTLTSPAVSLGGFAPVVPDGFGVGYGVHDDWIGCNVSSYPARDVHEFLRCVQKSLEDIFTVLEGKPLS; encoded by the exons ATGGCCGGTCTGCTTTCAGCGCGCTGCGCCGCCTCTCTGAGGAAATCCGGGGGTCTCATTTATTTAAGGAGCGCTGCTCTGGGGGTTCATACGAAACAGTACAACAGCAGAAAagcttcatcctcctcctcctcatcagcaTCGGAGTATCTGCACCGTAGCGTCGTGCCATCCATGCATTACCAGAAGAGTTTACCCAG ATTACCCATACCAAAACTGGAGGATACTATCAGGAGGTATTTGGCTGCCCAGAGGCCTCTTTTGGATGATGACCAGTTCAG AACCACAGAGAAACTCGCCCAGGATTTCCAGGATGGTGCGGGAAAGCAGCTGCACGAGGAACTGGTCATTCAGGACAAGAACAATAAGCACACGAGCTACATCTCAG ctcccTGGTTTGATATGTATCTGTCTGCACGTGACTCTGTGGTGCTCAACTTCAACCCCTTCATGTCCTTCAATCCCGACCCCAAGACGGCGTACAATGAGCAGCTGGTGCGGGCGACCAACATGGTGTGTTCAGCTGTGCGCTTCATGAAAACGCTACGAGCCGGCCTGCTGGAGCCGGAGGTTTTCCACCTGAACCCGGCCAAGAGCGACACAGACGGCTTCAAGAACTTTATTCGCTGGGTCCCGTCTTCGCTGTCTTGGTATGGGGCCTACATGGTGAACGCGTACCCTCTGGACATGTCTCAGTACTTCCGCCTCTTTAACTCAGCTCGGATTCCCAAGCGTGGGCGAGATGAGCTCTTCACCGATGAGACAGGGCGCCACCTGTTGGTCATGAGGAAAGGAAACATGTACGTGTTTGACATAGTAGACAGGGACGGGAATTTGGTGAAGCCTGCAGAGATCCAGGCCCACTTGCAGTACATTTTGTCTGACTCGACGCCGACACCGGCCTTCCCGCTGGGCGTTCTGACCAGTGAGAACAGGGACGTTTGGGCTGGGCTCAGGGACAAGCTGATAGCTGCTGGGAACGCAGAGGATTTACGGGTCGTGGACAGCGCCCTTTTCTGCCTCTGCCTGGATGACGAGAGCATGCGGGACCATATTCACATCTCCCACAACATGTTGCACGGCGACGGCTGTAACCGCTGGTACGACAAGTCCTTCAGCCTCGTTCTAACCAAAGACGGACAGACTGCTATTCACTTTGAGCACTCCTGGGGCGACGGCGTGGCCGTGCTCCGGTTTCAGAACGAGGTCTTTAAGGACACCACCGAGAAGCCGCTGGTGCACCCGGGTTCGGCCGCTGCTGCCGTGGATTCGGCCTCCGCTGTGCGCAGACTGCACTTCAAGCTGGACAGGGAGCTGGAGCACGGCATCAAAAAAGCAAAGGAGAACTTCGACTCGGCCGTGTCGAAACTCACCATTGACGCCATGGAGTTCAAGAGAGGCGGGAAGGAGCAGTTAAAGAAGAGCAAGCtcagtccagatgctgtagccCAGCTGGCTTTCCAGATGGGCTTCCTGAGGCAGTACGG CACCGTAGCCACGTACGAGTCCTGTAGCACCGCGGCGTTCAAGCATGGCCGCACAGAGACCATCCGATCAGCTACCGTACACACCAGAAAGTGCTCGCACGCCTTCGTGAACCAGCGGGGCAAACATAGCGTGGAGGAACTGCGAGCCATGTTGCACGAATGCTCCAAATATCACGGGCAGCTCACCAAGGAGGCGGCCATGG GTCAGGGTTTCGACCGTCACCTGTTCGCCCTGCGGTACCTGGCCACCTCCAAGGGCCAAGCTCTGCCCAGCCTGTAAACTGACCCAGC ACAAACCGCCATCAACCACAACATCCTCTCTACCAGCACCCTCACCAGTCCCGCCGTCAGTCTCGGCGGCTTCGCCCCCGTGGTGCCCGACGGTTTCGGCGTCGGCTATGGCGTCCATGACGACTGGATCGGCTGCAACGTGTCCAGCTACCCGGCCCGTGACGTCCACGAGTTCCTGCGGTGCGTCCAGAAGTCTTTAGAGGACATTTTTACTGTGCTGGAAGGAAAGCCTCTCAGCTAA